A region of the Penicillium psychrofluorescens genome assembly, chromosome: 6 genome:
CGTCCGGAGCAGACCAACTAGAGCTGTACAACTCACCATCTTTACCGTGAGTGATTGTGACGGTTTGTGCCATGGTTGCTATTTCAATTAGGTCATACTGGTAAGGATAGATAAATGCGCATGCTGTTCACTGGGACAAGCCGTGCCGAGGTCAcggtcggccatgatgcgTGAAATCGACAAAGCCTGAGTTCGCAGCCTGTGGCATCGACGTAATCAGCCCGTTAGGTAAGCACCTGTGACCAACAATCACCATCACTGTCGGACTACGATACTCTCTCTTGCAATAATATTCTATTATACTAATCATCACGTGGAAATTCGAGAACTGCAATCTGATATCGCTCGACAAGGCATCCCTCACCCAGAAACATGCACCCAGCCACGCGTAATGCCAGTGCTGGTTTGAAAGACAGTAAAATGGCCAGACCTGGAAGTGAAGCTTCTGGAATGGTATAAGAATGTACTGTAAACGAATGCTTGCCCCCTAGGCAAAATAATTATGTGGAAGGCATACAAGCTATGGCAGAAACTAGCCCTATGTTTTCATGCTTCTAGTTCTTTCATGAAGATCGTTGTCTGGAGCTCTTGCTGCCTCGATAATATCCCGTGTCTGATATATGACTTCCGGATATATAGTTAATCAGGCGTTTTATTTTTGCCGATGCTACAACTATCATCATGAACAGAAAGTAGATCGTCAAGTGCGCTATAGATCAAATATATTTCCCTACAAATGTGGGTTGCCAACAACTCCCCCGATCCAAGGGTTGGGCATCCCGTTCCCGGCTTTCTAAGCGGAATCGGCATCACGGAATATTAAAAGACAGTCCAGCTTTATGGTCTCTTGCATTTCTGCCATCTCCCTACTACCCTTCCCCTCAATCAACCATGGGCAACAcggtcctcctcctcctcgacatccaAAACGGCATAGTCGACCGCGTCGGCAACCCAGCGTCATATGTCGAGCTTGTGGGCTCCACCGCCGCGGCTGCCCGCCAACACTCCGTCAAGGTCATCCACGTTGTGACTGCGTTCCGGCCGGGTTACCCAGAGAGTAGCCCACTGAGCTTGAGCACGCCCGCCATCGCAGCCAGCGGTGATTTTCTGGAAGGCAGCGACTCCGTGCAAGTCCACCCGGCCGTCGCCCGGACTCCCGAGGAAccgatcatcatcaagcgTCGCGTGTCTGCGTTCCACGGCACCGAGCTCGATTTAATTCTCCGAGCCTCTGGTAACTATCATATCGTTGTCGCTGGTCTGATTACTAGTGGTGCTGTGCTCTCGACCGTTCGTCAGGCGTCGGATATGGATTATCGCGTCACTGTTCTTCGTGATCTGTGCATGGACCGCGACGACGAAGTTCACCGCGTGCTCATGGACAAGGTCTTTGCGCGTAAGACTGAAGTCGTCTCCGGGAAAGAATGGGTGGATAGTCTGGCGGGTAGTGCTTGAGTTGATCCTACATGTTGTTGAGAAGAGCGGTCCACCGAGATGTGTCTCTGGCCAAGGGGAAAAGTAAAGCTTTCTGGTACATCGAATATTCCGATAGGATAACTTATCCAATGCAATAAAAAAAGCATGGGGCCCACACATGCATCCTTGGATTGCTACCAATCCGAATAGACTAACGGAGCAAGTGTTCATGTCATGGTCGATCTGACGGACctgtcggagtggaattcccactagtaatttactaggatccatcttccgcatccatcctgatcacctgatctgatccatcagatctaggcgtccagcgtaATTTTcgcattccggcagtttttcccgctttctgcccctataaattcCAGGATAACtgatagactgaataccatcgtttcCATCATTGTagaatcagactacttggtagaattactagctaatacgcttattttgcatttccacagGTACAGCCAGATGCAAAATCAGCTTCACCGCTATGCACTCTTCTATCGATTCTAGGCCCCAAGAGGCTAGCCCAGAAATTAGGTGCAGTTCAGTGGAGCTTGATATGTTTTTTCCCTGCTGTAAATGCCGAGCTTATTCTCCAAGGCCTATCTTTTGCAAAGAGATTAGAAAATAGAGAAAGGAATGGAAGTAGAGGAAGAAATGAGAATAATAATTATCGACGCCTGCGACACCCGAAGCCCTATGAATAAAATTCGCCCTGATACGTGGCCAGGGCAAGTGCAATCACTATCTTTAATGGCCGAACAAGAAGAGCGCGCTTCAGCAGGAAGCCACAATACTTTTCCCCGCTGAGTATTATCCACTGGTCCTTCTGTATAGATATTTCCAGATTCGCTTGAGGTAGAGTGAAGGTATAATTGCGACACCTAGACTGGAAATCGAAACCCCAAGTTGGTGCTTAGATACAAACCGTCCTGGTAGAATAGATGTTCTTTAACTATAGCCATAGTAAGCATGTATAGCCTTATACATGCTAGGCTAAGCGACTGATTTGCTGGATCTAGCAACTAATTCACGTAGCATAGCAAGACTACGCATCCCAAGTCAACCTGTAACAATTGCTCAGTAGAATGTGCTTTAAAAACATGTAGTTAAAATAGGCACATAAATGTGCTACAGGCAATCACGCCCCATATGCAAAAGAGCTGCTGCCGGCCGCATTGTCAAAGTCCATGCACTCCTTGAGGCCtaggatgttgaagaagtgTTTTACACCGCCGACTTTCCGCGTCTCGCTGACGATGGCACGATGGCTTTCCTTCAGATTGCGCATGGCGTCCGTGACGTGCTCTGAAACCGGGTCCAGAGCAACGGAGGGGAATATGACGACCTTGAAGCCCAGGTGGCTAGCCTCTTCGACGCTGAGGCTAGGTGTAATGCCGCCGGCCACCATGTTGAGCAGCACGGGTGTCGGGGCGAGGTCTCTGCATACGCGAGCGCACTGGTCAAACTCGGTCATACCCTCGAGGAAGGCGACGTCGGAGCCGAGGGCGATGGCCTTGTGCAACCGCGAGACGGCGACGTCGTAGCCGAGTAACTGCAGGGAATCGGTACGGGCGATTATGACGatgtcggcgccgccgccggacGCCTGGCGGGCATCCTCGCGGGCCATGCAGGCGGCGCGGATGCGGCTGAGGTAgacgtcctcgtcgacgagctccttGTTGGCGAGGTGGCCACAACGCTTAGTGATGACCTGGTCTTCAAGATGCATGGCAGCGACGCCGCCGGCGATGTAGGCGTGGACGGTACGGGCGACCATGAGCGGGCCGCCGTAGCCTGTATCGGCGTCCGCGATGACGGGTACGGAGCGGTCAAGCGAGGCTATCATAGACGCGTTGGCGGCCATATCGCCCATGGTGGCCAGCCCCAAGTCCGGCAGCCCCAAGCGCGACGCCGCGGTGCCGGCGCCCGTCATGTACAGGCAGTCGAAGCCTGTGTTGAGGGCGATGCGCGCACTGATGCCGTCGTAGACCCCTGGGCAGAAGACGGTCTTGCCTTCCtcttggaggaggcggcgtAGTCTGGATGCGGCTGTCTGTCCCTGGTACTTGGATTCCATGACTGAATGCTTCTTGTCACACAACTATCTTCGAGAGGGGGTCTGTACTTGATCTATCTTGGAGCGAAAGCAGAAAGTGCTGGTTACCTTTCTGTCTTGCGTTTATTGCGATGCAGAGAAACTTGGACCTATGTCTGTGCTGGGAAACTGGGATCAAACACAGCAAGTAGAACAAAACAAATCGTAACGATGTCAGCACCCGGCGCATTCaccttgtctttgtctcgCCGTTCGTGAGATGCTGCTGCTATCAAGGGATTGTAATACGAAAATCAACAACTAGCCTCTCTTTAATTTTAGCTCTCACAATGTCACAACAGATTGGTGAGATGGAGTAAATTGGAGAGAAATGGTGGAGATTAAGAGACGCGAAACCCACCAACTAGTAGCCTAGATATGTAGATCGGCTGCAAATTGAAAACAGCGGGCCGAAAAATCGGCCTGCTCGCCCCACGTCGGCCTTCTCCCACGATCTCCCTTCCAACCTTTCCCCATGGGGCCCCGGAAAACAAATCTAGACCACATAACTACAGAACTACTCCTGAAATATGGGGAAATTGAGATACTCTGTGAGAATGGAATATAAAACTTGCGTCTTGCTTAgctttctccttttccttAATCTTCCGTCTCCCCCCCCCTTGTCGCTGTTTAAACGGATTCCTACGCAAGTCTGCGCTGTCTTCAACCGCCCCAAGCGTCCTTTCGCAACACCCTGTGTTTGAGAGATtccagcttcttccgcttgTTCTTTTGACTCTCCTAGACTAGACTAGGTTCCCAAACACTCTGCAAAGAAGTTTATCAGCGAGGCCATGAACAGCACGCGCAAGACAGAcgtccagctcggcgagatgGCCGTGTCTGACCACAAGGAGACGATCTACCCAGCCAACGTCATTTCTGGGTCTGAGCTACGTAATTCCAGGTCAGTGGCAGAGCAGAGGCTCCTCCTTAAGGCCGATAGCGTGATTCTGCCGGTTTGTGCGCTGACCTGGTGGGTTACGTATCTGGTATGATCATCTAGCTTGTCAGGTGCATACCGAAGAGTGAAATTAAAGTTTATGGCTGACTCTAGGACCGCAACTCCATCGGAAACGCGAGAGTAATGGGGTTGCAGACGGACCTCAGCATGACGGCCGACCAGTTCTACAACTGCCTCACCATGTTCTGTGAGTGGTAGCAGCACATTCTTATTCTTCACCCCCCCCTTCCCCAGGCGGAGAGTCTTGGTGGTTCTTAACGCTGACTCACTTCTATGTCTTTGAATGTGCTCAGTCGTTGGCTATACCCTCTTTCTACTACCAGCCAACTTCATGTCGCGGTATTTCCGGCCGAATCGGACTCTTGGcgtcgccgtcgtctccTTCGGCGCTGTTCTCTGCGGTATGGGCGCCGCCAAGAACTACGAGaccatcctggccctgcGCATTCTACTCGGCGCCACCCAGGCCTACGTCCAATTTCTCACTGTCTACATCAGCCTCTGGTACAAGAGAGACGAGGTTGCCTGGAAGACAGGTAATTATGTGTTCCGTGTTTGAGCCACAGCGGGCAAAGATAATGGCAAGGCTAGTCGCTAAGATACAAGCAGCtatcttcttctcttttgCAACCATATCCGGTAGCTTCGGCGGGCTGATTAGCTACGGCATCGACAGGAAGCTCAGCTTCGAGAAGACGGGCCGCGCGCCGTGGTCGTGGCTTTTCATTATCGAGGGAAtcgttgccattgccatcggtATAattgccttcctcctcctcccgagGCTGCCGGATGACCTGCAGAGGCGCGGCAAGAAGCATTGGCTCTTCACCAAGGCAGAGATCGACCTGGCCACGACTCGATTTGCATGTGTGTAATACCCTACTAATACTTCCCGTGTTCGCGGGTGCGAATGAATGTTCTCCTATTAAAACCAACTCAGCATACAACTCGGTCAATGAAAAGATCAAGCCGaagcagctgctcgaggtTATCAAAGACCCAAAGTCCTATTTATTCGCTCTGATGCAAGGCAGCTGCGTGCTCGGAGTCGGGGTTGTTGGCAGTTTCCTTCCCACCTTTATCTCCTCCTTTGGCTTCTCCACGGGTAagtcctctctctcttctttctctctctctctctatacaTCCACCTCGATGGATTGGGCGTGATTGACAGCCGCCGCAGTCCAAACCCAGTTGTTTACCATCATCCCGTACGCCTGCGCCTTCGTAATGGTCCTCGCCTTCGGCTACCTGTCGGACCGGGTCAATCGCAAGATGCCCTTCCTGCTAGTGTCCTTTGTGCTAGGTTGCACGGGCTACGTGCTGCTTCTGGCCTCACACGATCAGGCCGTCGGCATCATCTCGGCGTGCCTCATCACTGCCAGCTGCTACTCGGCCATCCTGCTGACACCCGTCTGGCTCAACGTTAACACGGTCGGCTTCACTAAGCGCGGAGCCACCTGGGCTTTCACTGAGACCTTCGGCCTGACCTGGTCTATCATGGGCAGCCGCATATATGACACACCGCCGCACTTCGTCAAGGGTCACTCCATCGTCCTTTCGCTCAACTTTCTCGCCTGCTTCTGCGTCGTCGCCGCTTACGTCTACATGCGGCGCATCAACTTGAAGAAGGAGCGAATTGAACGGGAATATGCCGAGCGAGGAGAGACACATCCCCATGTTGCTCACCAGATGACAttggaggaggttggcgAGGCGCACATTTCCTTTAAGTACGTACTTTAAGGTTACTTCTTGAGCAGCTCTttctgtgtgtgtgtgtgtgtgtgtgtgggtGTGTTTTGGTTGAGGAATGGGTTTGATTAGAAGATATTACCAGAACTCTAGTCTTCGCTTGTGCCGCTCATGGGAGTAGGAAACGGACACGCAGAAATTGAAAACCCCCCTTTGACACTACAAGTGAGCAGTATTGATAGTGACTGTTGGTGGGGGCGTTGGTTTCTGTCTAGCATCATTGATTGGGTATGGGACCATGGATATCAAACTGTTCCATCCCTCAATGTCATACATCTCAACACCAGTTCCATGAGAAGCATCTGATAGGAAGGGAAGCCAGACTATTTCCTAGGTTCTGCTAACATATCCGATACAAACCTAAGAAGATATTCTTGTGCCTGACAAAGAGGCATCGCACGAGCACCATGTATTCCTGCGACGGTAGGCAACTTCAATCGTGAAAGCTAAAACTATCAGTACTGGTTCTTCCCATGTAACTCTTTTCTCTAGGCTAAATCAATATCACCGTCATCTCATTTTCCTATAATTATCATCGGGCCGGAAATTCGGCGAAACAAAACCCAATCCGAAGTCGAGCACCCGACAAAAGCGCTAATTAATAGTACGACTTTGCCAACTGATAAATTGTACCGCTAAGTGAGAACTATTGGCGTCTACACCACGAGCCGGGATCTGTTTGTCTCTGCCTGTGTCAGTTGGAAATCTCCAGTCAGTATGGAGAATAGCTCGTGCGGTAGAGCAAGCGACATGGACCCAATCACCTCTCTATCCCCCACAAGAAGGCTCGTGACGGGCCACAATGAGCGAGGCAAGGCCGTCTTCGAGTTTGACGAGGTCCTCAACCCGTTTAACCCGTACCCGAAATCGGGAGGCTCCGAGGTGGCCGCCGAGACAGACGAGCGCCCGCCGCTGGGGATCACGCTGATCCATCGCACGCGGGAGTACCCCGTCAAGATCCagggcggcgccgaggaGCTCGCTTCGGAGAACGTGCGACGGGGCCAGGGCGAGCTGGGAATTGTTTGCCAGATCGTTGATctgccgccgacgccgcATGGGGAAACGGGATACCTGCACCGCAACCAGAGCCTCGACTATGGTGTTGTTCTCAAGGGCTCTATGCAGATCCTGCTGGACGACGGAGTGGAGCAGACGCTGACCGAGGGAGATGTGTATGTGCAAAAGTGAGTTTCCTATCCCTTCTTAAATCATATGTACGCTACCGAATCTTTTGTCTGATATCCTTCACCTTCTAAGGGGCACTATTCACGCGTGGAAGAATATAACTTCTGAATACTGCCGCTTCTTGACGGTAGTGATCCCGTCCCAGCAGGTCAAGATAGAGTTGACTGAGGGGATTCTGGAGGTGACCAAGATCCCAGCCCTGAGCGACTGATTTGGGGTAGAGGGttgaagtggaagaagatgagatGCCAAGCTCTTGCGGTGGCGTTGAGAATTACAGCCCTCATCAGCTTTATTGAGTGTAGTTTGGTCTTCTACCTCCTCTAATGAGTCAATGAAAGTGTACCAGCCCTCATAATGTACTAGTTCGGTactctcttcctttccgCCTCGAAATAAGTCACGTTCTTAATGCGTGCTTGAATAGGTGAGTTTGAGAAGTCGTGCGAGACAGTGTACTTCGTTTCGTTGCTGAAGACTTCAGGGCGGGGATTTCTGTAGACGGACCTTTCTTCCCAAGCCGAGGCTATCAAAATATGGTAGCATGGAAAGACAACAGCAAGTGTGACGTGCCCGAATTCAAAGGTCAATCGCTCTTCGCAGATCACTCTAGATGAAGCCTGAAATGGCTCAAATGCATTGTATATCTCCTGCAGCCGGTGATGGCGAGGCCGACTTCTCGGACGCCAAATCCCCTCGGCCGGATTTTCGGCCTTCAAACCGGCTGCGCAGATAATGGTCTCTCTGgtccctctccctcccctgcTTGATGTCGCATGAGGAGCGAGTTTTCGGCCGTTGAAGAGCGTTATGTGAGAGAAGGTCTTGAGTTTACCCccaaaaaaaagacacaagATTTATGAGCcgaaagggaaaagagggCACTTGTCGTCCTGCATTATCTATCAAGAATATCGTTCCATTTATACACATCGCTCTTAAAGTCGCAGCAACGACAACAAGAGGAACAACAATACACTAAGATCCTACAACCCACAGAGCATTAGGGTTACACTTCTTTCTCCGCGACCAAGACGCATACATCATGGTCGCCAACACACTCGCCGAAGTCGACCACTTTGTCCCCGTAGAGCCCACCAAGGAACCGCTCGACTATGCCGACCTCGAGACGCTGGACTTCTCCAGCTACGACAAGGGCCCTGAGGCGCGCAAGGAGCTAGCAGCGCAGCTGCGACAGGCCATGAAGACccatggcttcttcgtcatcgaGAACCACGGcatcagcgaggaggatATAATGCGACAGGTAGACATCGGGcacaccatcttcaaccgCACGCcgcaggaggagaaggatcgGCTCAAGGCAGACATCCTCGGAAAGGGCGAGTATCCCGGTTTCAAGCCGCGTGGCCACTGGAAGTCGGGCGGCAAGCCGGACCGCATCGAGAATTTCAACGTCAACCGCAACATGAGAGCCCACGAGCAGCCCAAGGCACTAGAGCCGTACCGTGCCGAGATCCAGACCATCGTCGACACCGTGCATAGGGACATCCTCGGCAAGATCCTGCGcctcttcgtcatcgccctcgagatcgccgacgaggatttCTTTGTCAAGCTCTTTAACTACGACAAGCACGATGAGTCGTGGGCCCGCTGGATGCAGTACTATGCCGACAACGACGATAAGGCCGACGCCACCGGGGATTCCTCCTTGTGGCTCGGTGGACACCAGGACCTGTCGGCGCTGTCACTGCTTTTCAGCCAGCCCATGGCGTCGCTGCAGGTACGCGACTACGAGGACGACGCGCAGTGGAAGTACGTGCGGCACGTGTCGggcgccatcatcgtcaacgCGGGCGAGATTATGATGTGGTGGACGGGCAACTACTTCAAAGCCGCGGTGCACCGCGTGATCCAGCCTCCGAGTGACCAGAGGGGGCACAACCGCAGCGGCTTCTTCTACTTCGCCGTGCCTAACGACGACGTCGTCATCAACACGCTGCTTGAAGAGAGTCCCGTCCTGCGCGCCCACGTCAAGCAGAAGTGGTTCCCAGACGGCGAGGCGCCCACCAGCAAGGAGTGGTGCAACAACCGCATCCGCGTCACTGGCCAGAAGGCCCTGTTCCAGAATCAAGACGCCAAGAGCacggagaagcagaagatTGGCACCGTCATGACGACCTGGTACCGCTGAGGTGGGCTTCGCGGTGTACCGTCGATACGAGGCCCTGTGTTTCTTATTTTATTTTGGGTCCATTTAAATCCATGATAATCCGCCATTGCATATGCTTCGCTTTCCAAACGGTGCAGTTTGGTTCATTTTGGGCTGTTCATCAGTCACCCGGGAATGGTGACCAATGGTCGTAGAATGCCATCCATGATGCTGGCAATAGAGCATAGAGCATTTATTACAGTATAAGCAAAATGCAACAATTGTCATTCTTTACCAGAAACGGTCACTGAATTGCTTTCGATCGGGAATAGCCCGATCGACTTCTGATGAAAACGATTCTGATAAGTTCTGACGGTCTCACCTGGTAAGTCGAGGCATGATCCTTGCGACGCGGATCTCGTCTGGTAGAACAAACCTCCGCTTGACTGTGGAGTTTGGGTGGTTGAGGCTAGGTGGAAGATCTATTTGGTCCCTCTGGCGTTCTCCATCTGGCCACTCTATggtgtcggagtggaattcccactagtaatttactaggatccatcttccgcatcctgatcacctgatcttccagggaatCCAGGCGTACCAtgcaatttccacattccggcagttttttcccgctttctgccccctaTAAACTCTAGCATGATAGCTAGACAGAAcaccatcgttttcatcattgtcagaaTCAGACAGTctggtagaattactagcGAATACGCTTATTTTCCATTTCCACATATGCTTCTTAGCTGGAAATTCTAAAACAAAACTTGACGGCATTTCTTATAGGCACGGCCAATGCACAATACACTTCCTGAGAATCCACGCGTATCGATCCAGTCTTCTTGAGTTGTCCACAGAATGCTAGCAGAAGAATTGAGAGCGGTCTGAATCCATATGTTCCCATGCCCCTCTAGGAGAGCTACCCGAGTTTGCTCGTTTAGCTAAGCGGCCGTGTTCATCAGTCATGTAATCGAAGACGCAGGCTATCATTGGGCACCTTGGATGGCGTCTTCGTAGCTAAGCTACTACCACTGCCACTACCACCGGTATTGCTGCTCATGCTGCTTCTACTActgatggagatgcagcTCAAAGCGTAAATCTCCTGCAAAGATTATGCCGGCCACCCTTCAATGAGGTTGTAAGTCATAA
Encoded here:
- a CDS encoding uncharacterized protein (ID:PFLUO_009555-T1.cds;~source:funannotate), with product MNSTRKTDVQLGEMAVSDHKETIYPANVISGSELRNSRSVAEQRLLLKADSVILPVCALTWWVTYLDRNSIGNARVMGLQTDLSMTADQFYNCLTMFSNFMSRYFRPNRTLGVAVVSFGAVLCGMGAAKNYETILALRILLGATQAYVQFLTVYISLWYKRDEVAWKTAIFFSFATISGSFGGLISYGIDRKLSFEKTGRAPWSWLFIIEGIVAIAIGIIAFLLLPRLPDDLQRRGKKHWLFTKAEIDLATTRFASYNSVNEKIKPKQLLEVIKDPKSYLFALMQGSCVLGVGVVGSFLPTFISSFGFSTVQTQLFTIIPYACAFVMVLAFGYLSDRVNRKMPFLLVSFVLGCTGYVLLLASHDQAVGIISACLITASCYSAILLTPVWLNVNTVGFTKRGATWAFTETFGLTWSIMGSRIYDTPPHFVKGHSIVLSLNFLACFCVVAAYVYMRRINLKKERIEREYAERGETHPHVAHQMTLEEVGEAHISFKYVL
- a CDS encoding uncharacterized protein (ID:PFLUO_009557-T1.cds;~source:funannotate); protein product: MVANTLAEVDHFVPVEPTKEPLDYADLETLDFSSYDKGPEARKELAAQLRQAMKTHGFFVIENHGISEEDIMRQVDIGHTIFNRTPQEEKDRLKADILGKGEYPGFKPRGHWKSGGKPDRIENFNVNRNMRAHEQPKALEPYRAEIQTIVDTVHRDILGKILRLFVIALEIADEDFFVKLFNYDKHDESWARWMQYYADNDDKADATGDSSLWLGGHQDLSALSLLFSQPMASLQVRDYEDDAQWKYVRHVSGAIIVNAGEIMMWWTGNYFKAAVHRVIQPPSDQRGHNRSGFFYFAVPNDDVVINTLLEESPVLRAHVKQKWFPDGEAPTSKEWCNNRIRVTGQKALFQNQDAKSTEKQKIGTVMTTWYR
- a CDS encoding uncharacterized protein (ID:PFLUO_009554-T1.cds;~source:funannotate), producing the protein MESKYQGQTAASRLRRLLQEEGKTVFCPGVYDGISARIALNTGFDCLYMTGAGTAASRLGLPDLGLATMGDMAANASMIASLDRSVPVIADADTGYGGPLMVARTVHAYIAGGVAAMHLEDQVITKRCGHLANKELVDEDVYLSRIRAACMAREDARQASGGGADIVIIARTDSLQLLGYDVAVSRLHKAIALGSDVAFLEGMTEFDQCARVCRDLAPTPVLLNMVAGGITPSLSVEEASHLGFKVVIFPSVALDPVSEHVTDAMRNLKESHRAIVSETRKVGGVKHFFNILGLKECMDFDNAAGSSSFAYGA
- a CDS encoding uncharacterized protein (ID:PFLUO_009553-T1.cds;~source:funannotate) gives rise to the protein MGNTVLLLLDIQNGIVDRVGNPASYVELVGSTAAAARQHSVKVIHVVTAFRPGYPESSPLSLSTPAIAASGDFLEGSDSVQVHPAVARTPEEPIIIKRRVSAFHGTELDLILRASGNYHIVVAGLITSGAVLSTVRQASDMDYRVTVLRDLCMDRDDEVHRVLMDKVFARKTEVVSGKEWVDSLAGSA
- a CDS encoding uncharacterized protein (ID:PFLUO_009556-T1.cds;~source:funannotate) encodes the protein MDPITSLSPTRRLVTGHNERGKAVFEFDEVLNPFNPYPKSGGSEVAAETDERPPLGITLIHRTREYPVKIQGGAEELASENVRRGQGELGIVCQIVDLPPTPHGETGYLHRNQSLDYGVVLKGSMQILLDDGVEQTLTEGDVYVQKGTIHAWKNITSEYCRFLTVVIPSQQVKIELTEGILEVTKIPALSD